One Amaranthus tricolor cultivar Red isolate AtriRed21 chromosome 10, ASM2621246v1, whole genome shotgun sequence genomic window carries:
- the LOC130825295 gene encoding GDSL esterase/lipase At4g16230-like, translated as MGNFQNQQKLKIFLMIYIFYSSIHSKCRCNGEEKNEKIANFVFGDSIVDVGNNNYILSLSKANYVPNGIDFGMPTGRFTNGRTIVDIIGHELGLGAFPPPYLAPTTKGSVILQGVNYASGAGGILNETGVLFGGRLNMDAQLDNFANTRQDMVDMIGEEEAMKVLNKALYSVTMGSNDFINNYLTPGFSKLEQHLVTPQAFINSMIDKFRLQLTRLYNMGARKIVVVNIGPIGCIPYQRDINPTAGNDCVAFPNQLAQAFNTELKTLVNHLRTDLPDSIFVYADSYRVFTHLLDNYQSYGFENGDSACCYGSGRFGGLIPCGPTSKLCYDRSKYVFWDPYHPSDAANLVIAKRLIDGDTNDISPINFRQLVNS; from the exons atgggtaattttcaaaatcaacaaaaactaaaaatttttttgatgatatatatattttattcaaGTATACATAGTAAATGTAGATGTAATGGAGAAGAGAAAAATGAAAAGATAGCCAATTTTGTGTTTGGAGATTCAATAGTGGATGTTGGGAACAACAACTACATACTATCATTGTCAAAGGCAAATTATGTGCCAAATGGTATTGATTTTGGAATGCCAACAGGAAGATTCACCAATGGACGAACCATTGTTGATATTATTG GGCATGAGTTAGGGTTAGGGGCATTTCCTCCACCTTACTTGGCTCCGACCACAAAAGGAAGTGTGATTTTGCAAGGGGTTAATTATGCTTCCGGTGCTGGTGGCATTCTTAACGAGACTGGCGTGCTTTTT GGTGGAAGGTTAAATATGGATGCACAATTGGATAACTTTGCAAATACAAGGCAAGATATGGTTGACATGATAGGAGAAGAAGAAGCCATGAAAGTTCTTAACAAAGCATTGTATTCAGTGACAATGGGTTCAAATGATTTTATCAATAATTATTTAACTCCTGGATTTTCTAAGTTGGAGCAACACTTAGTCACTCCCCAAGCTTTCATTAATTCCATGATCGATAAATTTAGACTCCAACTTACG AGGCTTTACAATATGGGGGCAAGGAAAATAGTAGTGGTAAATATAGGCCCAATTGGTTGCATACCCTACCAACGAGATATTAATCCAACGGCTGGAAATGATTGTGTTGCTTTCCCTAATCAACTTGCTCAAGCCTTTAATACTGAGCTTAAGACTCTTGTTAATCACCTACGCACCGATCTCCCGGATTCTATCTTCGTTTATGCCGATTCTTACCGTGTTTTTACTCATCTTCTCGACAATTACCAATCTTATG GTTTTGAGAATGGTGATTCAGCATGCTGTTATGGGAGTGGACGTTTTGGGGGATTAATACCGTGTGGACCAACATCAAAACTATGCTATGACAGATCAAAGTATGTGTTTTGGGATCCATATCATCCGTCTGATGCTGCTAATCTTGTTATTGCCAAACGTCTTATTGATGGAGATACTAATGATATTTCACCTATTAACTTCCGCCAACTTGTCAATTCTTGA